Proteins from a genomic interval of Pecten maximus chromosome 13, xPecMax1.1, whole genome shotgun sequence:
- the LOC117340182 gene encoding uncharacterized protein LOC117340182, with amino-acid sequence METKKTRWIIFYPGDGVPVQIPKHDDVLHLAEKQVENLKKDSDVKRFLTFSFENEIFAYAEEAFKYVQSRMADKAEQHQEKWGMIDLKIRSLLVRKLPEHDTSTFLTSDEQPMENKKFRIPSSQHIKERLAKRSLQDCGIRGFCSTAKGILVFAAQPEEHTDRIDIVNRIRECFGEEKTEVVLVESIMTSHLVANGDILTNKTSSSRRTLGCFGKVGDSLVAITAGHCVQAGDMMQITDEDNRLIEFGNCTESYYQQDVDIAIIKMQSGHGYPM; translated from the exons ATTCCCAAGCACGACGACGTCCTTCATCTAGCTGAGAAACAAGTTGAAAATTTGAAGAAGGATTCTGATGTTAAACGATTCCTTACATTTTCCTTCGAAAACGAAATATTTGCGTATGCTGAAGAAGCTTTCAAGTATGTCCAATCTCGCATGGCAGACAAAGCGGAACAACATCAAGAGAAGTGGGGAATGATCGACTTGAAGATACGTTCCCTTCTTGTGCGAAAACTACCGGAACACGACACATCTACCTTCCTCACATCCGACGAACAGCC aatggaGAACAAGAAGTTCCGGATTCCCTCTTCTCAGCATATTAAAGAGAGGCTAGCTAAAAGaag tctacagGATTGTGGTATCCGGGGTTTTTGCAGCACAGCTAAGGGGATCCTGGTTTTTGCAGCTCAGCCTGAAGAACATACTGACAGGATAGATATTGTCAATCGTATTCGAGAGTGTTTTGGAGAAGAGAAAACGGAAGTAGTATTGGTCGAATCCATTATGACATCACACTTAGTTGCCAATGGTGATATACTTACGAACAAGACATCAAGCAGTCGGAGAACTCTGGGCTGTTTCGGTAAAGTTGGCGATTCATTGGTGGCCATCACCGCAGGACATTGTGTACAAGCAGGGGATATGATGCAAATAACTGACGAAGACAACCGTTTAATTGAGTTTGGTAACTGCACAGAAAGCTACTATCAACAAGATGTCGACATCGCAATTATAAAGATGCAAAGCGGACATGGTTATCCAATGTGA